The Montipora capricornis isolate CH-2021 chromosome 3, ASM3666992v2, whole genome shotgun sequence genome window below encodes:
- the LOC138043951 gene encoding peroxisome proliferator-activated receptor gamma coactivator-related protein 1-like, with amino-acid sequence MEIEEGELIEGIEANDVSALLEQFLKYEEKQGSLDCSSTVCIVSSKKVTSGSSEDFIQERLNSNRTRNPASSESENGSTTYIKKCESSSSAENGGYGHVKSKNTQKGEQKNCVDNHETDHNYACSGFPLRKAPLVDVDLNGYSGRNASSSIDKKSPALDLKEQCEKVMVNKRELTPSIKRGSYEGAEKKSRIPKRYRGRYCEDSSDDGSSFDEDDHYDRRQSSDSKEQKQRRKRVRKGTYSSNDEENYYKIKKRRHSISSDERNYSSSDESDRNEQICRCYPRRCKCSMSYRRHSSGSDKDSSMHHRRKRRCHSRDHLGKDVEDEKDKEYRDVELKRKMGFKFDQNIKGTGKEERRIVYVGKISNKTTKDDVWRRFRPFGPIEKVTVHFRDDGDNYAFVTFFDYSSAAEAIERGNEDSSLPELDLCFGGRRNFCGGSYVDFDSNISHLEEGEVSRPPSSDEMDFDALLRLSQNSIKKRRESSYKGR; translated from the exons gAAAGTCACATCTGGTTCATCAGAAGACTTCATTCAAGAAAGATTGAATTCTAATAGGACTCGGAACCCAGCCTCCTCTGAATCAGAGAATGGATCTACAACCTATATCAAGAAATGTGAAAGTTCATCAAGTGCTGAAAATGGAGGATATGGTCATGTGAAAAGTAAAAATACACAAAAAGGTGAACAGAAAAATTGTGTTGATAACCATGAAACAGATCACAACTATGCATGTAGTGGATTTCCATTGAGAAAAGCTCCATTAGTTGATGTTGACCTCAATGGCTACTCGGGTAGAAATGCCTCAAGCTCAATCGATAAGAAATCTCCAGCGTTAGATTTGAAAGAGCAGTGTGAAAAGGTCATGGTTAACAAAAGAGAGTTGACCCCTTCGATAAAAAGAGGAAGCTATGAAggtgcagaaaaaaaaagcagaattcCAAAGCGTTATAGAGGGCGATATTGTGAGGACAGCTCTGATGATGGAAGCAGCTTTGATGAAGATGACCATTACGACAGAAGACAAAGCAGTGATTCCAAGGAACAGAAACAGAGGAGGAAACGTGTGAGAAAGGGAACATACAGTTCTAATGATGAAGAGAACTATTATAAGATTAAGAAACGCAGGCACAGCATCAGTTCAGATGAACGAAATTATTCCAGTTCAGATGAAAGTGACAGGAATGAACAGATATGCAGATGTTATCCAAGAAGGTGCAAGTGTAGTATGTCATATCGTAGACATTCCAGTGGTAGTGACAAAGATTCAAGCATGCATCATAGAAGGAAACGGAGGTGTCATAGCAGAGATCACTTAGGAAAGGATGTAGAAGATGAAAAAGATAAAGAGTATCGTGATGTTGAACTTAAAAGGAAAATGGGTTTCAAGTTTGACCAGAATATTAAAGGCACTGGAAag GAGGAAAGACGAATAGTGTATGTTGGTAAGATATCAAACAAGACGACAAAGGATGATGTTTGGAGAAGATTCCGTCCCTTTGGACCCATTGAGAAAGTGACAGTTCACTTCAGGGATGATGG AGACAACTATGCTTTTGTAACATTCTTTGATTATTCATCAGCTGCAGAAGCTATTGAAA GGGGAAATGAGGATTCAAGCCTTCCAGAGTTGGATCTTTGCTTTGGAGGCAGAAGGAATTTTTGTGGTGGGAGCTATGTTGACTTTG ACTCCAATATCAGTCACCTTGAGGAAGGAGAAGTCAGCAGGCCACCATCCTCCGATGAGATGGATTTTGATGCATTATTGAGACTCTCACAAAACAGTAtaaaaaagagaagagaatcATCATACAAAGGAAGATaa